A DNA window from Thermosynechococcaceae cyanobacterium Okahandja contains the following coding sequences:
- a CDS encoding ABC transporter substrate-binding protein — MGQRHWWLLALLVCSCTLILGSCGVSVAPRANQLVTAVTADPKTFNYALSQESPNVFGYIYSGLIQENGLTGELEPALAESWQINPEALEIVFRLRPNLKWSDGEPLTSEDVVFTYNEVYFNPEIPTSSRDILRIGQAGLLPTVTAQGDRQVTFKLPEPFAPFLRNTGLPILPAHKLRNAVRERDRDGRLKFLSLWGTDTDPREIVGNGPFVMERYINNQRLIFRRNPYYWRSPLPHIDRFIWQIVESTDTAMLQFRSGGLDLFAVTPDMFSLLKREEKPGQFRIYNSGPSTGTVYLAFNLNRGRRNGKPLVDPVKSEWFNDVRFRQAVAYALDRQRMINNIYQGLGEPQHSTIPVQSPFYFSPADGLPTYTYNPEKAKDLLRSAGFQYNAQGQLLDAQGNHVRFSLITNAGNKIREALATQIQQDLAAIGMQVDLQFLAFSALVDRLSNSLEWECHLLGFTGGGSEPNGSANIWRVDGLLHTFNQQPSPNQPPITGHVIADWEQRISDLYIQGAQELQEERRKPIYAEAQRLAQEYLPFIYLINPLSLTAFRNHVIGANPTALGGALWNLDELQVATKLTEHPSAKPSLPSS, encoded by the coding sequence ATGGGGCAACGGCACTGGTGGCTGCTGGCGCTGCTTGTGTGCTCTTGCACCCTTATTCTCGGCAGTTGTGGTGTCTCCGTTGCTCCCCGTGCGAACCAACTGGTTACGGCTGTTACCGCCGACCCCAAAACCTTTAACTACGCCCTCAGCCAAGAGTCACCCAATGTTTTTGGCTACATTTACAGTGGCCTCATTCAAGAAAATGGCCTGACGGGAGAACTCGAACCTGCCCTAGCAGAATCGTGGCAGATTAACCCAGAAGCCCTTGAAATTGTTTTTCGGTTGCGCCCCAATCTAAAGTGGTCTGATGGTGAGCCGCTGACGAGCGAGGACGTGGTGTTTACTTACAACGAGGTGTACTTTAACCCCGAAATTCCCACCAGTAGCCGTGACATCCTTCGTATTGGTCAGGCGGGCCTACTGCCAACAGTTACTGCCCAAGGCGATCGCCAAGTCACCTTCAAGCTACCGGAACCCTTTGCCCCCTTTTTGCGCAATACTGGCCTGCCCATTTTACCCGCGCACAAATTGCGAAACGCTGTCCGGGAAAGAGATCGCGACGGTCGCCTCAAGTTTTTGTCCCTGTGGGGAACCGACACCGATCCCCGCGAGATTGTTGGTAATGGCCCATTTGTTATGGAGCGCTACATTAACAATCAGCGCTTAATTTTTCGCCGCAATCCCTACTACTGGCGATCGCCTCTGCCTCACATTGACCGCTTCATCTGGCAAATTGTGGAATCTACCGATACGGCGATGCTGCAATTCCGTTCGGGCGGCTTAGACCTATTTGCCGTGACCCCCGATATGTTTTCACTCCTCAAACGGGAAGAAAAACCTGGGCAGTTTCGCATTTATAACAGTGGCCCGAGTACCGGCACCGTTTACTTGGCCTTTAACCTTAACCGGGGTCGTCGCAACGGTAAACCCCTTGTGGATCCGGTGAAATCCGAGTGGTTCAACGATGTGCGCTTTCGTCAAGCTGTTGCCTACGCCCTCGATCGCCAGCGAATGATTAACAATATCTATCAAGGACTAGGGGAGCCGCAGCACTCCACCATCCCGGTACAAAGCCCCTTTTATTTTTCCCCCGCAGACGGGTTGCCCACCTACACCTACAACCCCGAAAAGGCCAAAGATTTATTGCGCTCAGCAGGATTCCAGTACAACGCCCAAGGTCAACTGCTAGATGCCCAAGGCAACCACGTGCGCTTTTCCTTGATCACCAACGCTGGCAATAAAATCCGTGAAGCTCTGGCCACCCAAATTCAGCAAGACTTGGCGGCAATTGGTATGCAGGTGGACTTACAATTTTTAGCCTTTAGTGCTCTGGTGGATCGGCTCTCGAATTCCCTTGAGTGGGAGTGTCACCTGTTGGGGTTTACCGGCGGCGGCAGCGAACCCAACGGCAGTGCCAATATTTGGCGCGTGGATGGCCTGTTGCACACGTTCAATCAACAGCCTAGCCCCAACCAGCCCCCCATTACCGGTCATGTCATTGCCGACTGGGAGCAACGCATTAGTGACCTTTATATTCAAGGGGCGCAGGAGCTACAGGAGGAGCGCCGCAAACCCATTTACGCCGAAGCCCAGCGGCTTGCCCAAGAATATCTACCGTTTATTTACCTAATTAACCCGCTTTCACTCACCGCCTTTCGTAACCATGTCATTGGTGCCAACCCTACTGCTCTCGGCGGTGCCCTGTGGAACTTAGATGAGCTACAGGTTGCAACAAAACTAACCGAACACCCATCTGCCAAGCCTTCGTTGCCTTCATCTTAG
- the thiS gene encoding sulfur carrier protein ThiS, translated as MVTAQQPITIYVNGTPHSLERSLAIPELCQVLGINPRLVAIEYNGEILHRQFWPTTQVSAGDRLEIVTIVGGG; from the coding sequence ATGGTCACCGCCCAGCAGCCGATTACTATTTATGTGAATGGCACTCCTCACTCCCTTGAGCGATCGCTCGCCATTCCAGAGCTATGTCAGGTCTTGGGCATCAATCCACGCCTAGTGGCGATCGAGTACAATGGCGAAATTTTACACCGCCAATTTTGGCCAACCACTCAGGTGAGTGCGGGCGATCGCCTTGAAATTGTCACGATTGTAGGGGGCGGTTAA
- the trxA gene encoding thioredoxin: MSSALSVTDATFKEEVLDSELPVLVDFWAPWCGPCRMVAPVVDEIANQYAGKVKVVKVNTDENSKVATDYGIRSIPTLMIFKGGQKVDILVGAVPKTKIEATLEQFL, encoded by the coding sequence ATGTCCAGTGCATTGTCGGTCACTGATGCCACCTTCAAAGAGGAAGTTTTAGACAGTGAACTCCCCGTTCTCGTTGACTTTTGGGCACCGTGGTGTGGACCGTGCCGGATGGTTGCCCCAGTGGTTGACGAAATTGCTAATCAGTACGCGGGCAAAGTCAAAGTTGTTAAGGTCAATACAGACGAGAACTCAAAAGTGGCTACTGACTACGGCATTCGTAGCATTCCTACCCTGATGATTTTCAAAGGCGGCCAGAAAGTGGATATTCTGGTTGGGGCAGTGCCAAAAACCAAAATTGAAGCAACTCTGGAGCAATTTCTTTAG
- the rlmN gene encoding 23S rRNA (adenine(2503)-C(2))-methyltransferase RlmN codes for MQVGTMVLLGQSADEITAWVEAQGQPRYRGQQLHQWLYQKGVRSLAEITVFPKAWRNDLATVAVGRSQIGHRHWAKDGTLKLLLKLADGETIETVGIPTGDRLTVCVSSQVGCPMACDFCATGKSGYRRNLAPHEILDQVLTIQGEMQRRVSHVVFMGMGEPLLNLEAVLKSVTCLNRDIGIGQRHITISTVGIRQQIQRLAHYELQATLAVSLHAPNQELRQRLIPSARHYPLSELMADCRAYVQRTGRRVTFEYTVLAGVNDRPHHAQELAAQLRGFQSHVNLIPYNPIAEAAYQRPSSRHLQEFLAQLRELGVAASIRRSRGLDREAACGQLRHSLAATVSMPLSAGESTIDFLSKDT; via the coding sequence ATGCAAGTAGGCACTATGGTACTGCTGGGGCAATCGGCAGATGAGATCACCGCATGGGTGGAGGCGCAGGGACAACCCCGCTACCGTGGACAGCAACTCCATCAATGGCTTTATCAAAAGGGGGTGCGATCGCTCGCCGAAATTACGGTGTTTCCTAAGGCATGGCGCAATGACCTTGCCACCGTTGCAGTGGGTCGCTCTCAAATTGGTCATCGTCACTGGGCTAAGGATGGAACCTTGAAGCTGCTCCTTAAGTTGGCAGATGGCGAAACCATTGAAACCGTGGGCATTCCCACCGGCGATCGCCTCACGGTCTGCGTCTCCTCTCAGGTGGGCTGTCCTATGGCCTGCGACTTTTGCGCCACCGGCAAGAGCGGGTATCGCCGCAACCTTGCGCCCCACGAAATCCTAGATCAGGTGCTCACCATTCAAGGGGAAATGCAGCGTCGGGTGAGCCATGTGGTGTTTATGGGCATGGGGGAACCTCTCCTCAACCTTGAGGCTGTACTGAAATCTGTGACCTGCCTTAACCGCGATATTGGTATTGGCCAGCGACATATTACGATTTCCACTGTGGGGATTCGCCAGCAAATTCAGCGCCTTGCCCACTACGAACTACAAGCCACCTTGGCGGTGAGCCTGCACGCGCCCAACCAAGAACTGCGGCAGCGCCTTATTCCCAGTGCGCGGCACTATCCCCTCTCTGAATTGATGGCCGATTGCCGTGCCTACGTCCAACGCACAGGCCGCCGCGTCACCTTTGAATACACGGTCTTGGCGGGGGTGAACGATCGCCCCCACCATGCCCAAGAGTTGGCGGCACAGCTACGGGGGTTCCAGAGTCATGTGAACCTGATTCCCTACAACCCCATTGCCGAAGCAGCCTATCAGCGCCCTAGCAGCAGGCACCTGCAGGAATTTTTGGCTCAGCTAAGGGAGTTGGGGGTTGCTGCCAGTATCCGGCGATCGCGGGGGCTAGATCGAGAGGCCGCCTGCGGTCAGTTGCGTCACTCGTTGGCGGCCACCGTATCCATGCCGCTGTCTGCCGGTGAATCGACAATTGACTTCCTAAGTAAAGATACTTAG
- a CDS encoding fatty acid desaturase — MTQATVAKPPFSWPTASFIIFVHLGALLAFVPGMFSWSAVLLALVLHWLTAGIGITLGWHRLVTHRSFQVPKWLEYFLVFCGTLSMQGGPIWWVGLHRHHHLYSDQPNDHHDSRKGFWWSHIEWMFREVPAEAEIPRFTKDIADDPVYQFLDKYFLPIQLVLAVVLYLWGGWPFVIWGIFVRLVTVYHTTWLVNSATHAFGYRTFDTTDHSTNCWWVALLTFGEGWHNNHHAYQYSARHGLQWWEIDLTWLTIRVLQALGLASKVRLVEAPVTPTQE; from the coding sequence ATGACCCAAGCAACCGTTGCTAAACCCCCTTTTTCGTGGCCTACGGCCTCCTTCATTATTTTTGTCCATCTGGGTGCTTTACTGGCCTTTGTACCCGGAATGTTTAGTTGGTCAGCGGTGCTGCTGGCGCTTGTCCTGCACTGGTTAACGGCCGGTATTGGCATTACCCTTGGCTGGCACCGACTGGTGACCCACCGCAGCTTTCAGGTGCCAAAATGGCTGGAATACTTTTTAGTATTTTGTGGCACCCTATCGATGCAGGGCGGGCCTATCTGGTGGGTCGGGTTACACCGTCACCACCACCTTTACTCGGATCAACCCAATGATCATCACGACTCCCGCAAGGGCTTTTGGTGGAGCCACATTGAGTGGATGTTTCGCGAGGTACCAGCAGAGGCGGAAATTCCCCGCTTCACGAAGGATATTGCTGACGACCCGGTGTATCAGTTCCTCGATAAATATTTCCTGCCCATTCAATTGGTTCTGGCGGTGGTGCTTTACCTCTGGGGCGGTTGGCCGTTTGTGATCTGGGGTATTTTTGTCCGCTTGGTTACGGTTTACCACACCACATGGCTCGTCAATAGTGCCACCCATGCCTTCGGCTACCGGACGTTTGACACTACAGATCACTCCACCAACTGTTGGTGGGTTGCCCTGCTCACGTTTGGTGAAGGCTGGCACAACAACCACCATGCCTACCAGTACTCGGCTCGCCATGGGTTGCAGTGGTGGGAAATTGATCTGACGTGGCTCACCATTCGCGTCCTACAGGCGTTGGGGTTGGCCTCAAAAGTGCGCCTTGTCGAGGCACCGGTTACGCCAACCCAAGAGTAG
- a CDS encoding SDR family oxidoreductase → MRLLILGCGYTGTSLGRSLRQQGVEVVITNRSGVAPPELAGVPCYPFADQVPLNPAALEGVTHVLSSIPPDRDGQDPVVNHLLPELERCPLRWFGYLSTTGVYGDRKGDWVDETTPVNPQNPRSRHRVAVEQAFLGANLPTHIFRLPGIYGPGEGRNPFSRILKGTVQLIDKPGHYFCRIHVADIVQTLARSLAQPTPHAIYNLSDDQPSESLPVLLEAYRLLGRPAPPPLPLREAQLSPMALSFWQESRRVRNDKIKQVLGVQLRYPSYREGLAAILAEMPASVLQTGQGT, encoded by the coding sequence ATGCGGCTACTGATTCTCGGCTGCGGTTACACAGGGACATCGCTGGGGCGATCGCTACGGCAGCAGGGGGTCGAGGTGGTGATCACCAATCGTTCGGGCGTGGCACCCCCAGAATTGGCGGGCGTGCCCTGCTATCCCTTTGCTGACCAAGTGCCCCTCAATCCGGCGGCGCTTGAGGGGGTCACCCATGTCCTCTCCAGTATTCCTCCGGATCGGGACGGGCAGGATCCGGTGGTCAATCACCTGCTGCCCGAGCTTGAGCGCTGCCCTTTAAGGTGGTTTGGCTACCTTTCTACCACGGGGGTCTATGGCGATCGCAAAGGGGATTGGGTGGATGAAACCACACCCGTCAACCCTCAGAATCCGCGATCGCGCCATCGGGTTGCCGTGGAGCAGGCGTTTCTGGGGGCAAATCTACCGACGCATATTTTTCGGCTGCCCGGCATCTATGGCCCCGGGGAGGGGCGCAATCCCTTCAGTCGAATTCTTAAGGGAACGGTGCAGCTTATTGACAAGCCCGGCCATTACTTTTGCCGTATCCACGTGGCGGATATTGTTCAAACGCTGGCGCGATCGCTGGCGCAGCCCACTCCCCACGCCATCTATAACCTCAGCGATGATCAGCCTTCAGAATCCCTACCCGTCCTCTTGGAAGCCTATCGGCTGCTGGGTCGCCCAGCGCCACCCCCGCTGCCCCTGAGGGAGGCTCAGTTGAGTCCCATGGCGCTCTCATTTTGGCAGGAGTCACGGCGGGTGCGCAATGACAAAATTAAGCAGGTGTTGGGGGTACAGTTGCGCTACCCCTCTTACCGCGAAGGGTTGGCGGCCATTCTAGCCGAAATGCCAGCCAGCGTACTCCAAACTGGCCAAGGCACTTAA
- a CDS encoding efflux RND transporter permease subunit, with protein sequence MNSPRFSLSGLAITRHIGTLMLTLTVIVLAVFMLMRLQVDLLPGITYPRIGVRLDIPGVVPNVAVEEVTKPLEEALSRTEGVVQVYSQTREGQVSIDLFFEPGGDVDQALNEATAAFNRARSTLPDIIESPRLFKFDPSQLPVYEFALTSETLSGRELRVFADEDLDRELSIVPGVAGVDISGGTPEEVRILVDLERLQATGVGLNQILTALSDRNQDVSGGRIRGREAEPLTRTVGRFRNTADIEDVILTGAEGQRVYLRDVAHVVDGSAEQRVFVTLNGQPAVKVSILKQPEANTVEVADGIKRRLAELQAANLVPADAQIVPVLDESVYIRNSLNNVATAGVTGTLLAAIAVLLFLGSLRQTLIIVLAIPLSTMAAMLLMGLFGFSLNVFSLGGLALGVGIVVDNAIVMLETLADINPQQMSQEQYLEEVKRRSRNIESALLASTLTNLVAILPFLLLGGLIALLFNELILTISFAVAASLVVALTVVPALASRLLGLRVQNQLRQVALLRIFNAKFLWLTGQYERVLARVLGGRWLVVGLAIALLGGGSWFLAQQLPQELLPRINTGQVNLTAIFPPGTPLPTSRRVMREVDRILMAQPGTQDVFTTTGGALFGTNTIANALRSSSNIILQPGVSVDRYITQATQALDQLNLVGVRLRLSPGQVRGIILTNSPVRGADVDVMLRGDDEETLNRFGRQVLRVLDENATLVRFRPDADPRQPEIQILPDWDRASELNLNTLNLGQTIQTALEGFVPTRLQRGDRLVDIRVQLDSDSIVAPTQLAQIPLFTEGHRPLRLGDVARIEAGQAPGEIRRINQQQVFMIAGNLVEGASLSAALAQVKAVLNSLEFPPGVSLMPSTAAAANQQLQQALVVLGSLAAFLVFVVMAVQYNSLLDPLVIMFTIPLALAGGIWGLYLTRTAIGATVIVGAILLVGIVVNNAIIMVELANEIYLQEGCSRSQAILKAAPARLRPIMMTTITTVVGMFPLALGLGEGSEFLQPLGIVVFSGLAVATLLTLFLIPCFYVILHGFERSAKVPVPIEGISPEELREL encoded by the coding sequence ATGAACTCCCCACGCTTTAGTTTGAGCGGCCTTGCCATTACCCGCCATATTGGCACCCTGATGCTCACACTGACCGTCATTGTTTTGGCGGTCTTTATGTTAATGCGCCTGCAGGTGGATTTACTGCCCGGCATTACCTATCCGCGGATTGGAGTGCGCCTCGATATTCCGGGAGTGGTGCCCAATGTCGCGGTGGAAGAGGTCACCAAACCCCTTGAAGAAGCCCTCAGCCGCACTGAAGGGGTGGTACAAGTGTATTCCCAAACCCGCGAAGGTCAGGTCAGTATTGACCTCTTTTTTGAGCCGGGGGGGGATGTGGATCAAGCCCTCAACGAAGCAACGGCGGCCTTTAACCGCGCCCGCAGCACCTTACCCGACATTATTGAATCGCCCCGCCTGTTTAAGTTTGACCCCTCCCAACTGCCCGTCTATGAGTTTGCCCTCACGTCAGAAACCCTTAGTGGCCGTGAACTGCGGGTCTTTGCCGATGAAGACTTGGATCGCGAGTTAAGTATTGTCCCGGGGGTGGCAGGGGTAGATATTTCCGGCGGCACCCCAGAGGAAGTACGAATTTTGGTGGATCTCGAGCGATTGCAGGCGACGGGCGTGGGCTTAAACCAAATTTTGACTGCCCTGAGCGATCGCAATCAGGATGTGTCGGGCGGGCGGATTCGGGGCCGTGAGGCAGAACCGTTAACCCGCACGGTGGGGCGTTTTCGTAATACGGCTGACATTGAAGATGTGATCCTCACGGGGGCTGAGGGGCAGCGGGTCTATCTACGGGATGTGGCTCATGTGGTGGATGGCAGTGCTGAGCAGCGCGTATTTGTTACCCTGAATGGCCAGCCTGCCGTTAAGGTGAGTATCCTCAAGCAACCGGAAGCCAATACGGTGGAAGTTGCTGACGGCATTAAACGCCGCCTAGCGGAGTTGCAGGCCGCCAACCTTGTGCCTGCCGATGCCCAAATTGTGCCGGTTTTGGATGAGTCGGTCTATATCCGTAACTCTCTCAATAATGTGGCCACCGCAGGGGTCACCGGTACTCTTTTGGCGGCGATCGCGGTGCTGCTGTTCCTTGGCTCGCTGCGGCAGACCCTGATTATTGTTTTGGCCATTCCCCTTTCAACGATGGCAGCCATGCTGCTGATGGGGTTGTTTGGCTTTTCCCTCAATGTTTTTAGTTTGGGAGGGCTGGCACTCGGGGTCGGGATTGTGGTAGATAACGCCATCGTTATGCTCGAAACATTGGCGGATATTAACCCGCAGCAGATGAGTCAAGAGCAGTACCTCGAGGAAGTGAAGCGGCGCAGTCGCAACATTGAGTCCGCCTTGTTGGCCTCCACCTTAACCAACCTTGTAGCTATTCTGCCGTTTTTGTTACTGGGGGGCCTCATTGCCCTACTGTTTAACGAACTCATCCTCACCATTAGTTTTGCCGTGGCCGCCTCGTTAGTCGTGGCTCTCACGGTTGTGCCCGCCTTGGCTTCGCGGCTGTTGGGGCTGCGGGTGCAAAATCAATTGCGTCAGGTGGCGCTCCTACGCATCTTTAATGCCAAGTTCCTTTGGCTGACGGGGCAGTACGAGCGGGTTTTAGCGCGGGTCTTGGGGGGGCGCTGGCTAGTGGTCGGGCTGGCGATCGCCCTCCTCGGCGGTGGCAGTTGGTTTTTAGCGCAACAGTTGCCACAGGAATTGCTGCCGCGCATTAATACGGGTCAAGTGAACCTGACGGCTATTTTTCCGCCGGGTACCCCCCTGCCCACCAGTCGTCGCGTGATGCGGGAAGTGGATCGCATTCTCATGGCGCAGCCAGGCACGCAGGATGTGTTTACCACTACGGGTGGAGCACTCTTTGGCACGAACACCATCGCCAATGCCCTGCGTAGCTCTAGTAATATCATCCTCCAGCCCGGAGTCAGTGTAGATCGCTACATTACCCAGGCCACCCAAGCCCTTGATCAACTCAACCTTGTGGGTGTGCGCCTGCGGCTCAGTCCGGGGCAAGTGCGCGGCATTATCCTGACCAACTCACCGGTGCGGGGTGCCGATGTGGATGTGATGCTGCGGGGGGATGACGAAGAAACCTTAAACCGTTTTGGTCGCCAAGTGCTGAGGGTTCTGGATGAAAACGCAACCCTCGTGCGCTTTCGCCCCGATGCCGACCCGCGCCAACCGGAAATTCAGATTCTGCCGGACTGGGATCGCGCCAGTGAGTTGAACCTGAACACCCTGAATCTGGGGCAAACCATTCAGACGGCTCTTGAGGGCTTTGTGCCCACCCGACTCCAGCGGGGCGATCGCCTCGTCGATATTCGGGTGCAACTGGATAGCGACAGCATCGTGGCGCCCACCCAACTCGCGCAAATTCCCCTATTTACCGAGGGTCACCGTCCCCTGCGCCTTGGCGATGTGGCGCGGATCGAGGCAGGACAAGCTCCGGGCGAAATCCGCCGCATTAACCAGCAGCAGGTCTTTATGATTGCCGGTAACCTCGTGGAGGGAGCCAGCCTCAGTGCCGCCCTTGCCCAAGTTAAGGCGGTTCTAAACAGTCTGGAGTTCCCGCCGGGCGTGTCGCTGATGCCCAGTACCGCCGCTGCCGCCAATCAGCAACTTCAGCAGGCGCTGGTGGTTCTGGGTAGCCTAGCCGCCTTCTTAGTGTTTGTGGTGATGGCGGTACAGTACAACTCCCTGTTGGATCCGCTGGTCATTATGTTTACGATTCCTCTGGCCTTGGCCGGGGGTATTTGGGGGCTGTACCTGACCCGGACGGCCATCGGGGCAACGGTGATTGTCGGTGCAATTCTGCTGGTGGGGATTGTGGTCAACAACGCCATTATTATGGTGGAGCTTGCCAACGAAATTTATCTGCAGGAGGGCTGTAGCCGCAGCCAAGCCATCCTTAAGGCCGCCCCCGCCCGCTTGCGCCCCATTATGATGACCACCATTACCACCGTGGTGGGGATGTTTCCCTTGGCGCTGGGGTTAGGGGAAGGGTCAGAATTCTTGCAGCCTTTAGGTATTGTGGTATTTTCGGGGTTGGCGGTGGCCACGCTGCTCACGCTCTTTTTAATTCCTTGTTTTTACGTGATTTTGCATGGCTTTGAGCGATCGGCCAAGGTGCCGGTCCCGATTGAGGGAATTTCCCCTGAAGAACTGCGGGAACTCTGA
- a CDS encoding pyruvate kinase — translation MLAEPQTVSPTALLQSLLELRHEVVKEGEARFQRWQPHIHRHQFLPSARNLAYYLALRWRDLRAIQMALMPWGLSSLGRIESRVLANLDAVINTLGALCHCPQGLPPRPPLAAFFAGDRQLRQHTEELFGPIQGNRHVRIMVTLPTEAATDPQWSITLLRKGMNCARINCAHDDPATWQAMIANLRAAVRITNQPCKILMDLGGPKPRVADVFPEGLRLQPSSRLWLRYQIDPSLPGVPQVTCSLPEILPQLRVGDRVWIDDGHIGGRIVAKDERGVELSLTHCQKGQRLKKDKGFNFPDSQLTLCPLTDRDRQHLDVVVQHADLVGYSYVQSAADIALLQTELAQRCGDRAQQFGIIAKIETPQAIRALPELIVQAAGAQPFGIMIARGDLAVEIGYQRLAEMQEEVLWLCEAAHVPVVWATQVLETLVKKGVPSRAEITDAAMAERAECVMLNKGPYIALAVDILDDVLARMEAHQQKKTPQLRALNSWRLDERLSGLPGTPPPVL, via the coding sequence ATGCTTGCTGAACCGCAGACGGTTTCACCCACCGCATTACTTCAGAGTCTTTTAGAGCTACGTCACGAGGTTGTTAAGGAGGGGGAGGCGCGCTTTCAGCGTTGGCAGCCCCACATTCACCGCCACCAATTTCTGCCGAGTGCCCGCAACTTAGCCTATTACTTGGCACTGCGCTGGCGAGATCTACGCGCCATCCAGATGGCGTTGATGCCTTGGGGGTTGTCTTCCCTTGGCCGGATTGAGTCACGGGTCCTAGCGAATCTGGATGCGGTGATCAACACCCTAGGGGCACTGTGCCATTGTCCGCAGGGGTTACCCCCTCGCCCACCCTTAGCGGCCTTTTTTGCCGGCGATCGCCAACTGCGGCAACACACCGAGGAACTCTTTGGCCCTATTCAGGGCAACCGTCACGTCCGCATTATGGTGACGCTACCCACCGAGGCGGCAACGGATCCCCAGTGGAGCATTACGCTGTTGCGCAAGGGCATGAACTGCGCCCGCATTAATTGTGCCCACGATGATCCGGCCACGTGGCAGGCCATGATTGCCAACTTACGCGCCGCGGTACGCATCACCAACCAACCCTGTAAAATCCTGATGGATTTAGGCGGCCCCAAACCCCGGGTGGCCGATGTCTTTCCCGAGGGACTGCGCCTACAGCCCAGCAGTCGCCTGTGGCTGCGGTACCAGATTGATCCCTCCCTCCCAGGGGTGCCCCAAGTAACCTGCTCGCTGCCGGAAATTTTGCCCCAGCTTAGGGTTGGCGATCGGGTGTGGATTGACGATGGTCATATTGGGGGTCGTATTGTGGCCAAGGACGAGCGGGGGGTCGAGCTGAGCCTCACCCATTGCCAAAAGGGGCAACGCCTGAAAAAAGATAAGGGCTTTAACTTTCCTGATAGCCAGCTTACGCTGTGTCCCCTCACCGATCGCGATCGCCAACACCTAGACGTTGTGGTTCAACACGCGGATCTCGTTGGCTACTCCTACGTTCAGTCCGCCGCTGACATTGCCCTACTGCAAACCGAACTAGCCCAACGCTGTGGCGATCGCGCCCAGCAGTTTGGCATTATCGCCAAAATTGAAACCCCCCAAGCCATTCGTGCCCTGCCCGAACTCATCGTCCAAGCCGCCGGAGCGCAACCCTTTGGCATTATGATTGCCCGCGGCGATCTGGCGGTGGAAATTGGCTATCAACGCCTTGCCGAAATGCAAGAAGAAGTTCTCTGGCTCTGCGAAGCGGCCCATGTGCCCGTGGTATGGGCCACCCAAGTCTTGGAAACTCTCGTGAAAAAAGGCGTTCCCTCGCGAGCCGAAATCACCGATGCTGCCATGGCAGAGCGGGCGGAGTGCGTCATGCTCAACAAAGGCCCCTACATTGCCTTAGCGGTCGATATTCTCGATGATGTTTTGGCACGGATGGAAGCCCACCAACAGAAAAAAACACCCCAACTGCGCGCCCTGAACTCATGGCGACTGGATGAACGGCTCAGTGGTCTGCCCGGAACACCACCCCCTGTTCTTTGA